From a region of the Acanthochromis polyacanthus isolate Apoly-LR-REF ecotype Palm Island chromosome 3, KAUST_Apoly_ChrSc, whole genome shotgun sequence genome:
- the LOC127530197 gene encoding DNA-directed RNA polymerase III subunit RPC6 isoform X1, protein MAEVKVKKEANLSDPAEVENRIKELCQQFPQGITDQVIQNDLPHLEPQQRAMAINKLLSLGQLDLLRNSSGLLYRLKDSQSSSKMKGSDNQEKLVYQVIEDAGNKGIWSRDIRFKSNLPLTEINKILKNLESKKLIKAVKSVAASKKKVYMLYNLQPDRSVTGGAWYSDQDFESEFVEVLNQQCFKFLQSKAEAARDSKQSPMVQRNSSFATSHEVWKYICELGISKVDLSMDDIETILNTLIYDGKVEMTVIAAKEGTVGSVDGQMKLYRGVNAVIQPTGLVKTPCGLCPVFEDCHEGGEISPSSCIYMTEWLDF, encoded by the exons ATGGCTGAAGTGAAGGTGAAGAAGGAGGCCAACCTGTCGGACCCCGCGGAGGTCGAGAACAG GATCAAAGAACTGTGTCAGCAGTTTCCTCAGGGCATCACAGACCAGGTGATCCAGAACGACCTGCCTCACCTGGAGCCTCAGCAGAGAGCCATGGCCATCAACAAGCTGCTGTCTCTG GGTCAGCTGGACCTGCTGAGGAACAGCTCAGGTCTGCTGTACAGACTGAAGGACTCTCAGAGCAGcag taaGATGAAAGGTTCAGACAACCAGGAGAAGCTGGTTTACCAGGTCATAGAGGATGCTGGAAACAaag gaatCTGGAGCAGAGACATTCGCTTTAAGAGCAACCTTCCTCTGACGGAGATCAACAAGATCCTGAAGAACCTGGAGAGCAAGAAGCTCATCAAAGCTGTGAAGTCTGTGGCT GCCTCCAAGAAGAAGGTCTACATGCTGTACAACCTGCAGCCCGACCGCTCTGTCACCGGTGGCGCCTGGTACAGTGATCAGGACTTCGAGTCCGAGTTCGTGGAGGTTCTCAACCAGCAGTGCTTCAAGTTCCTGCAGAGCAAA GCTGAAGCTGCGAGGGACAGCAAGCAGAGTCCGATGGTCCAGAGGAACAGCTCCTTCGCCACGTCACACGAAGTCTGGAAATACATCTGTGAGCTGGGAATCAGCAAG GTGGACCTGTCGATGGACGACATTGAGACCATCCTGAACACGCTGATCTACGATGGGAAGGTGGAGATGACGGTGATCGCGGCTAAGGAGGGCACGGTGGGCAGCGTGGACGGACAGATGAAGCTGTACCGAGGCGTGAACGCCGTCATCCAGCCCACCGGCCTCGTCAAGACGCCCTGCGGACTCTGCCCG GTGTTCGAGGACTGTCACGAAGGAGGAGAGATCTCTCCGTCCAGCTGCATCTACATGACCGAGTGGTTGGACTTCTGA
- the LOC127530197 gene encoding DNA-directed RNA polymerase III subunit RPC6 isoform X2 produces MMTTSMRSPVLRIKELCQQFPQGITDQVIQNDLPHLEPQQRAMAINKLLSLGQLDLLRNSSGLLYRLKDSQSSSKMKGSDNQEKLVYQVIEDAGNKGIWSRDIRFKSNLPLTEINKILKNLESKKLIKAVKSVAASKKKVYMLYNLQPDRSVTGGAWYSDQDFESEFVEVLNQQCFKFLQSKAEAARDSKQSPMVQRNSSFATSHEVWKYICELGISKVDLSMDDIETILNTLIYDGKVEMTVIAAKEGTVGSVDGQMKLYRGVNAVIQPTGLVKTPCGLCPVFEDCHEGGEISPSSCIYMTEWLDF; encoded by the exons ATGATGACGACGTCGATGAGGTCACCTGTCCTCAG GATCAAAGAACTGTGTCAGCAGTTTCCTCAGGGCATCACAGACCAGGTGATCCAGAACGACCTGCCTCACCTGGAGCCTCAGCAGAGAGCCATGGCCATCAACAAGCTGCTGTCTCTG GGTCAGCTGGACCTGCTGAGGAACAGCTCAGGTCTGCTGTACAGACTGAAGGACTCTCAGAGCAGcag taaGATGAAAGGTTCAGACAACCAGGAGAAGCTGGTTTACCAGGTCATAGAGGATGCTGGAAACAaag gaatCTGGAGCAGAGACATTCGCTTTAAGAGCAACCTTCCTCTGACGGAGATCAACAAGATCCTGAAGAACCTGGAGAGCAAGAAGCTCATCAAAGCTGTGAAGTCTGTGGCT GCCTCCAAGAAGAAGGTCTACATGCTGTACAACCTGCAGCCCGACCGCTCTGTCACCGGTGGCGCCTGGTACAGTGATCAGGACTTCGAGTCCGAGTTCGTGGAGGTTCTCAACCAGCAGTGCTTCAAGTTCCTGCAGAGCAAA GCTGAAGCTGCGAGGGACAGCAAGCAGAGTCCGATGGTCCAGAGGAACAGCTCCTTCGCCACGTCACACGAAGTCTGGAAATACATCTGTGAGCTGGGAATCAGCAAG GTGGACCTGTCGATGGACGACATTGAGACCATCCTGAACACGCTGATCTACGATGGGAAGGTGGAGATGACGGTGATCGCGGCTAAGGAGGGCACGGTGGGCAGCGTGGACGGACAGATGAAGCTGTACCGAGGCGTGAACGCCGTCATCCAGCCCACCGGCCTCGTCAAGACGCCCTGCGGACTCTGCCCG GTGTTCGAGGACTGTCACGAAGGAGGAGAGATCTCTCCGTCCAGCTGCATCTACATGACCGAGTGGTTGGACTTCTGA
- the LOC110970658 gene encoding double zinc ribbon and ankyrin repeat-containing protein 1 isoform X3, with product MAAGAVSAPLIIPMIQPQTNRVKNHIDTSTPVCLQSDTPGVQIFYTLDGSRPAASSRSYREPVLLPAGRVSVRALAETSDGRQSSVVTKVFSVDQAGTGTDPEVLQDTRQPPSEGMSCPAENSAASLRPAEPRMMGNCPQSGLPLCQLGSGTQLEGSGDLSGTPASRLQRQTDFLRCLQCLVLRPLDPLARFCPRCGAVVPPVPVQRLPPAEGGQGHVLCVCCGSGNPAHLSSCLTCETHLQQAGVGSSAPSVPSAGGRWASCSRCQRMNHSDARYCDWCGSKCGHAVSCVVCWCCGANGDPNASYCGSCGVFLESPAPPTTYSDVTPPVGGRATGQSSVCLQATPSSDPAPSVKLALPTVDRSTQTVGLYYPSATELHRKQQQRAEPLSQDPRPPLTAVSPGRGYWRKQLDHVCAHLRSYAQNHAPFRALLGEPRLGRVVSAMVQEDQYEVSLTVSFVSAGRETKPVSPEEDGAGPSGGGIGPVVRAESLSSVTERSIDGLSVTPAGGRGTLPVRQRWTWR from the exons ATGGCAGCGGGGGCGGTGTCAGCTCCACTCATCATTCCAATGATCCAACCGCAGACAAACAGAGTCAAGAACCACATTGACACCAGCACACCTGTCTGCCTCCAgtcag atacTCCAGGTGTGCAGATCTTCTACACTTTGGACGGGTCGCGGCCGGCAGCGTCCAGCAGGAGCTACAGAGAACCGGTGCTGCTGCCTGCAGGTCGGGTGTCTGTCAGAGCGCTGGCTGAGACCAG CGACGGCAGGCAGAGCTCCGTGGTGACCAAGGTGTTCTCTGTGGACCAGGCAGGTACCGGGACGGACCCGGAGGTCCTGCAGGACACACGGCAG CCTCCGTCTGAAGGAATGTCCTGTCCTGCTGAGAACTCTGCTGCTTCACTGAGGCCTGCAG AGCCGAGGATGATGGGAAACTGTCCTCAGTCAGGTCTTCCTCTCTGTCAGCTCGGTTCTGGGACCCAGCTGGAG GGGTCAGGTGACCTGAGCGGCACGCCGGCGTCCCGCCTCCAGCGACAGACCGACTTCCTGCG gtgtcttcagTGCCTGGTCCTCCGTccgttggaccctctggctcGGTTCTGTCCTCGGTGTGGAGCTGTGGTTCCTCCGGTTCCTGTTCAGAGGCTGCCCCCTGCTGAGGGAGGACAG GGccatgtgttgtgtgtttgctgtggaAGTGGGAATCCAGCCCACCTGTCCAGCTGTCTGACCTGTGAGACTCACCTGCAGCAG GCAGGTGTCGGTAGCTCCGCCCCCTCTGTCCCGTCAGCAGGTGGCAGGTGGGCATCCTGCTCCAGGTGTCAGCGGATGAACCATAGCGACGCCAGATACTGTGACTGGTGTGGCTCTAAG TGCGGACATGCAGTCAGTTGTGTGGTGTGTTGGTGCTGTGGAGCTAACGGAGACCCAAATGCTTCCTACTGTGGATCCTGTGGGGTCTTCCTGGAATCACCGGCCCCGCCCACAACCTACAGTGATGTCACACCACCTGTTGGGGGCAGAGCCACTGGCCAG TCTTCTGTCTGTTTACAGGCCACGCCCTCATCAGACCCCGCCCCCAGCGTGAAGTTAGCCCTGCCCACTGTGGATCGGTCCACACAGACTGTAGGACTCTATTACCCATCAGCCACTGAGCTGcacaggaagcagcagcagagggcggAGCCACTCAGCCAAGACCCCCGACCGCCGCTGACCGCCGTCAGCCCAGGACGAG GTTACTGGAGGAAGCAGCTGGATCATGTGTGTGCTCACCTGAGGAGTTACGCCCAGAACCACGCCCCTTTCAGGGCTCTGCTGGGTGAACCTCGCCTGGGTCGG GTGGTTTCTGCCATGGTTCAGGAGGATCAGTACGAGGTCAGTCTGACCGTCAGCTTCGTGTCGGCTGGGAGGGAAACCAAACCG GTGAGTCCTGAAGAGGACGGAGCTGGACCGTCAGGCGGAGGGATCGGACCGGTGGTTCGGGCTGAGAGTCTGAGCAGCGTTACAGAGCGAAGCATCGACGGTCTCA GTGTAACGCCAGCGGGAGGCAGAGGAACGCTGCCGGTCAGACAGCGCTGGACATGGCGCTGA
- the LOC110970658 gene encoding double zinc ribbon and ankyrin repeat-containing protein 1 isoform X1, which yields MAAGAVSAPLIIPMIQPQTNRVKNHIDTSTPVCLQSDTPGVQIFYTLDGSRPAASSRSYREPVLLPAGRVSVRALAETSDGRQSSVVTKVFSVDQAGTGTDPEVLQDTRQPPSEGMSCPAENSAASLRPAEPRMMGNCPQSGLPLCQLGSGTQLEGSGDLSGTPASRLQRQTDFLRCLQCLVLRPLDPLARFCPRCGAVVPPVPVQRLPPAEGGQMLLCVFCNSLVPVNTENCLICGAPIDEQRLEGHVLCVCCGSGNPAHLSSCLTCETHLQQAGVGSSAPSVPSAGGRWASCSRCQRMNHSDARYCDWCGSKCGHAVSCVVCWCCGANGDPNASYCGSCGVFLESPAPPTTYSDVTPPVGGRATGQSSVCLQATPSSDPAPSVKLALPTVDRSTQTVGLYYPSATELHRKQQQRAEPLSQDPRPPLTAVSPGRGYWRKQLDHVCAHLRSYAQNHAPFRALLGEPRLGRVVSAMVQEDQYEVSLTVSFVSAGRETKPVSPEEDGAGPSGGGIGPVVRAESLSSVTERSIDGLSVTPAGGRGTLPVRQRWTWR from the exons ATGGCAGCGGGGGCGGTGTCAGCTCCACTCATCATTCCAATGATCCAACCGCAGACAAACAGAGTCAAGAACCACATTGACACCAGCACACCTGTCTGCCTCCAgtcag atacTCCAGGTGTGCAGATCTTCTACACTTTGGACGGGTCGCGGCCGGCAGCGTCCAGCAGGAGCTACAGAGAACCGGTGCTGCTGCCTGCAGGTCGGGTGTCTGTCAGAGCGCTGGCTGAGACCAG CGACGGCAGGCAGAGCTCCGTGGTGACCAAGGTGTTCTCTGTGGACCAGGCAGGTACCGGGACGGACCCGGAGGTCCTGCAGGACACACGGCAG CCTCCGTCTGAAGGAATGTCCTGTCCTGCTGAGAACTCTGCTGCTTCACTGAGGCCTGCAG AGCCGAGGATGATGGGAAACTGTCCTCAGTCAGGTCTTCCTCTCTGTCAGCTCGGTTCTGGGACCCAGCTGGAG GGGTCAGGTGACCTGAGCGGCACGCCGGCGTCCCGCCTCCAGCGACAGACCGACTTCCTGCG gtgtcttcagTGCCTGGTCCTCCGTccgttggaccctctggctcGGTTCTGTCCTCGGTGTGGAGCTGTGGTTCCTCCGGTTCCTGTTCAGAGGCTGCCCCCTGCTGAGGGAGGACAG atgcTGCTGTGTGTATTCTGTAACAGTCTGGTTCCTGTCAACACTGAGAACTGTTTGATCTGTGGAGCTCCGATCGATGAGCAGCGGCTGGAG GGccatgtgttgtgtgtttgctgtggaAGTGGGAATCCAGCCCACCTGTCCAGCTGTCTGACCTGTGAGACTCACCTGCAGCAG GCAGGTGTCGGTAGCTCCGCCCCCTCTGTCCCGTCAGCAGGTGGCAGGTGGGCATCCTGCTCCAGGTGTCAGCGGATGAACCATAGCGACGCCAGATACTGTGACTGGTGTGGCTCTAAG TGCGGACATGCAGTCAGTTGTGTGGTGTGTTGGTGCTGTGGAGCTAACGGAGACCCAAATGCTTCCTACTGTGGATCCTGTGGGGTCTTCCTGGAATCACCGGCCCCGCCCACAACCTACAGTGATGTCACACCACCTGTTGGGGGCAGAGCCACTGGCCAG TCTTCTGTCTGTTTACAGGCCACGCCCTCATCAGACCCCGCCCCCAGCGTGAAGTTAGCCCTGCCCACTGTGGATCGGTCCACACAGACTGTAGGACTCTATTACCCATCAGCCACTGAGCTGcacaggaagcagcagcagagggcggAGCCACTCAGCCAAGACCCCCGACCGCCGCTGACCGCCGTCAGCCCAGGACGAG GTTACTGGAGGAAGCAGCTGGATCATGTGTGTGCTCACCTGAGGAGTTACGCCCAGAACCACGCCCCTTTCAGGGCTCTGCTGGGTGAACCTCGCCTGGGTCGG GTGGTTTCTGCCATGGTTCAGGAGGATCAGTACGAGGTCAGTCTGACCGTCAGCTTCGTGTCGGCTGGGAGGGAAACCAAACCG GTGAGTCCTGAAGAGGACGGAGCTGGACCGTCAGGCGGAGGGATCGGACCGGTGGTTCGGGCTGAGAGTCTGAGCAGCGTTACAGAGCGAAGCATCGACGGTCTCA GTGTAACGCCAGCGGGAGGCAGAGGAACGCTGCCGGTCAGACAGCGCTGGACATGGCGCTGA
- the LOC110970658 gene encoding double zinc ribbon and ankyrin repeat-containing protein 1 isoform X2, producing MAAGAVSAPLIIPMIQPQTNRVKNHIDTSTPVCLQSDTPGVQIFYTLDGSRPAASSRSYREPVLLPAGRVSVRALAETSDGRQSSVVTKVFSVDQAGTGTDPEVLQDTRQPPSEGMSCPAENSAASLRPAEPRMMGNCPQSGLPLCQLGSGTQLEGSGDLSGTPASRLQRQTDFLRCLQCLVLRPLDPLARFCPRCGAVVPPVPVQRLPPAEGGQMLLCVFCNSLVPVNTENCLICGAPIDEQRLEGHVLCVCCGSGNPAHLSSCLTCETHLQQAGVGSSAPSVPSAGGRWASCSRCQRMNHSDARYCDWCGSKCGHAVSCVVCWCCGANGDPNASYCGSCGVFLESPAPPTTYSDVTPPVGGRATGQATPSSDPAPSVKLALPTVDRSTQTVGLYYPSATELHRKQQQRAEPLSQDPRPPLTAVSPGRGYWRKQLDHVCAHLRSYAQNHAPFRALLGEPRLGRVVSAMVQEDQYEVSLTVSFVSAGRETKPVSPEEDGAGPSGGGIGPVVRAESLSSVTERSIDGLSVTPAGGRGTLPVRQRWTWR from the exons ATGGCAGCGGGGGCGGTGTCAGCTCCACTCATCATTCCAATGATCCAACCGCAGACAAACAGAGTCAAGAACCACATTGACACCAGCACACCTGTCTGCCTCCAgtcag atacTCCAGGTGTGCAGATCTTCTACACTTTGGACGGGTCGCGGCCGGCAGCGTCCAGCAGGAGCTACAGAGAACCGGTGCTGCTGCCTGCAGGTCGGGTGTCTGTCAGAGCGCTGGCTGAGACCAG CGACGGCAGGCAGAGCTCCGTGGTGACCAAGGTGTTCTCTGTGGACCAGGCAGGTACCGGGACGGACCCGGAGGTCCTGCAGGACACACGGCAG CCTCCGTCTGAAGGAATGTCCTGTCCTGCTGAGAACTCTGCTGCTTCACTGAGGCCTGCAG AGCCGAGGATGATGGGAAACTGTCCTCAGTCAGGTCTTCCTCTCTGTCAGCTCGGTTCTGGGACCCAGCTGGAG GGGTCAGGTGACCTGAGCGGCACGCCGGCGTCCCGCCTCCAGCGACAGACCGACTTCCTGCG gtgtcttcagTGCCTGGTCCTCCGTccgttggaccctctggctcGGTTCTGTCCTCGGTGTGGAGCTGTGGTTCCTCCGGTTCCTGTTCAGAGGCTGCCCCCTGCTGAGGGAGGACAG atgcTGCTGTGTGTATTCTGTAACAGTCTGGTTCCTGTCAACACTGAGAACTGTTTGATCTGTGGAGCTCCGATCGATGAGCAGCGGCTGGAG GGccatgtgttgtgtgtttgctgtggaAGTGGGAATCCAGCCCACCTGTCCAGCTGTCTGACCTGTGAGACTCACCTGCAGCAG GCAGGTGTCGGTAGCTCCGCCCCCTCTGTCCCGTCAGCAGGTGGCAGGTGGGCATCCTGCTCCAGGTGTCAGCGGATGAACCATAGCGACGCCAGATACTGTGACTGGTGTGGCTCTAAG TGCGGACATGCAGTCAGTTGTGTGGTGTGTTGGTGCTGTGGAGCTAACGGAGACCCAAATGCTTCCTACTGTGGATCCTGTGGGGTCTTCCTGGAATCACCGGCCCCGCCCACAACCTACAGTGATGTCACACCACCTGTTGGGGGCAGAGCCACTGGCCAG GCCACGCCCTCATCAGACCCCGCCCCCAGCGTGAAGTTAGCCCTGCCCACTGTGGATCGGTCCACACAGACTGTAGGACTCTATTACCCATCAGCCACTGAGCTGcacaggaagcagcagcagagggcggAGCCACTCAGCCAAGACCCCCGACCGCCGCTGACCGCCGTCAGCCCAGGACGAG GTTACTGGAGGAAGCAGCTGGATCATGTGTGTGCTCACCTGAGGAGTTACGCCCAGAACCACGCCCCTTTCAGGGCTCTGCTGGGTGAACCTCGCCTGGGTCGG GTGGTTTCTGCCATGGTTCAGGAGGATCAGTACGAGGTCAGTCTGACCGTCAGCTTCGTGTCGGCTGGGAGGGAAACCAAACCG GTGAGTCCTGAAGAGGACGGAGCTGGACCGTCAGGCGGAGGGATCGGACCGGTGGTTCGGGCTGAGAGTCTGAGCAGCGTTACAGAGCGAAGCATCGACGGTCTCA GTGTAACGCCAGCGGGAGGCAGAGGAACGCTGCCGGTCAGACAGCGCTGGACATGGCGCTGA